One genomic region from Hoeflea algicola encodes:
- a CDS encoding iron-containing alcohol dehydrogenase produces the protein MSPRANWSYPTAIRFGAGRVSELAEACAAAGMKKPLLVTDRGLASLPITANALELLDAAGLGRAIFAEVDPNPNEKNLEAGVAVFKAGGHDGVIAFGGGSGLDLGKLIAFQAGQTRPVWDFEDVGDWWTRANGDAIAPIIAVPTTAGTGSEVGRAGVLTNSVTHVKKIIFHPKLLPSVTICDPELTVGMPKIITVGTGMDAFAHCLEAYSSPFYHPMSQGIALEGMRLVKENLPLVFADGSNIDARAEMMSAAAMGAVAFQKGLGAIHALSHPIGAVYNTHHGMTNAVVMSPVLVMNRPAIEERIARASHYLGISGGFDGFYDFVLGLRADLGVPDKLAALGVGRDRIDEMTEMALEDPSAGGNPVTMTAENTRALFEACI, from the coding sequence ATGAGCCCGCGCGCCAACTGGTCCTATCCCACTGCAATTCGTTTTGGCGCCGGGCGCGTCTCGGAGCTGGCTGAAGCTTGCGCTGCAGCGGGCATGAAAAAGCCGTTGCTGGTTACCGACCGGGGACTGGCCTCGCTGCCGATTACCGCCAATGCGCTTGAACTTCTGGATGCCGCAGGCCTTGGACGGGCGATTTTTGCAGAGGTTGATCCGAACCCGAACGAGAAAAACCTCGAAGCCGGCGTTGCGGTGTTCAAGGCTGGTGGTCATGACGGTGTGATCGCCTTTGGTGGCGGTTCGGGGCTCGATCTTGGCAAGCTGATCGCGTTTCAGGCCGGGCAAACACGTCCGGTCTGGGATTTCGAGGATGTGGGTGATTGGTGGACCCGCGCCAATGGTGATGCCATCGCTCCGATCATTGCCGTGCCGACAACTGCGGGCACCGGCTCGGAAGTCGGCCGTGCGGGCGTGCTGACCAACTCGGTAACCCACGTCAAGAAGATCATTTTTCATCCCAAGTTGCTGCCTTCGGTTACCATCTGCGACCCGGAACTGACCGTTGGCATGCCGAAGATCATCACAGTGGGCACCGGCATGGACGCGTTCGCGCATTGCCTGGAGGCCTACTCGTCGCCGTTCTATCATCCGATGAGCCAGGGAATCGCGCTCGAAGGCATGCGGCTGGTCAAGGAAAACCTGCCGCTGGTGTTTGCTGATGGGTCCAATATCGACGCTCGCGCTGAAATGATGAGTGCGGCGGCGATGGGCGCGGTGGCTTTCCAGAAAGGCCTCGGCGCCATCCATGCGCTGTCGCACCCGATCGGTGCCGTCTATAACACCCACCACGGCATGACCAATGCCGTGGTGATGTCTCCGGTGCTGGTGATGAACCGGCCGGCGATCGAGGAGCGGATTGCACGGGCTTCGCACTATCTGGGAATTTCGGGCGGGTTTGACGGGTTTTACGATTTCGTGCTCGGCCTACGCGCCGATCTCGGTGTCCCCGACAAGCTGGCAGCACTTGGCGTTGGCCGTGACCGGATTGATGAAATGACTGAAATGGCGCTTGAAGATCCGAGCGCCGGCGGCAATCCGGTGACCATGACTGCAGAGAACACACGGGCCCTGTTTGAAGCCTGTATCTGA
- a CDS encoding aldehyde dehydrogenase family protein, with protein sequence MSVLKCISPIDGSVYAERPVMGVEEAASAVARTRKAQKDWARRPLDERIALVRAGVARLHEMNDEVVPELAWMMGRPVRYGGEFGGVNERATYMAEIAARALAPIEIENSAQFERRIVREPHGVVFVVAPWNYPYMTAINTVAPALIAGNTVVLKHATQTLLVGERMARAFREAGLPEDVFINLFLDHPGTEKLISAGSFNFINFTGSVGGGKAIERAAAGTFTGIGLELGGKDPGYVMEDADLDWAVDVLMDGAMFNAGQCCCGIERLYIARPLYDAFVEKAAAWVSSGLKLGNPLEQDTTIGPMANVRFAKEVRAQTQEAIASGARGLIDPKQFPADDGGAYLMPQVLVDVTHDMRVMRDESFGPVVGIMPVDSDEEALTLMNDCQFGLTASLWTNDAERAARIGAEIETGTVFMNRADYLDPALCWTGCKATGRGGSLSEIGFHNLTRPKSYHLRKKSA encoded by the coding sequence ATGAGCGTTTTGAAATGCATATCGCCGATCGATGGCTCGGTGTACGCCGAACGGCCGGTGATGGGCGTCGAGGAGGCCGCGTCTGCTGTGGCGCGGACCCGCAAGGCGCAAAAGGACTGGGCCCGCCGGCCGCTCGACGAGCGCATCGCGCTGGTCCGTGCTGGCGTTGCCCGGCTTCACGAGATGAACGATGAGGTGGTGCCGGAACTGGCCTGGATGATGGGTCGGCCGGTGCGCTATGGCGGCGAGTTCGGTGGCGTCAACGAGCGCGCTACCTATATGGCCGAGATTGCCGCGCGGGCGCTGGCGCCGATCGAGATCGAGAATTCGGCTCAGTTCGAACGCCGCATTGTCCGCGAGCCGCACGGCGTGGTGTTTGTGGTCGCACCCTGGAATTATCCCTACATGACGGCGATCAACACAGTTGCGCCGGCGCTGATCGCCGGCAATACGGTGGTGCTCAAGCACGCCACGCAGACCTTGCTGGTTGGCGAACGCATGGCCCGCGCGTTCCGCGAGGCGGGCCTGCCGGAAGACGTGTTCATCAACCTGTTCCTCGATCATCCCGGAACAGAGAAGCTGATTTCAGCGGGAAGCTTCAATTTCATCAATTTCACCGGCTCGGTGGGTGGCGGCAAGGCAATCGAGCGGGCCGCGGCAGGAACCTTCACGGGGATAGGTCTTGAGCTTGGCGGCAAGGATCCCGGTTATGTAATGGAAGACGCCGATCTTGACTGGGCGGTCGATGTGCTGATGGATGGGGCGATGTTTAATGCCGGGCAATGCTGCTGCGGCATCGAACGGCTGTATATTGCCCGGCCACTCTATGACGCGTTTGTCGAAAAGGCCGCGGCCTGGGTGTCTTCTGGCCTCAAGCTCGGCAATCCGCTGGAACAGGACACCACCATCGGGCCTATGGCCAATGTCCGCTTCGCCAAAGAGGTCAGGGCACAGACGCAGGAAGCCATCGCCAGTGGCGCGCGCGGCCTGATCGATCCGAAACAGTTCCCCGCTGATGATGGTGGCGCCTACCTGATGCCACAGGTGCTGGTTGACGTGACCCACGACATGCGGGTGATGCGCGATGAAAGCTTCGGGCCGGTGGTCGGCATCATGCCGGTCGACAGCGATGAAGAAGCGCTGACGTTAATGAACGATTGCCAATTCGGCCTGACTGCCTCGCTGTGGACCAATGATGCCGAACGTGCGGCCCGCATCGGTGCCGAAATCGAAACCGGCACGGTGTTCATGAACCGGGCCGATTATCTCGATCCGGCATTGTGCTGGACCGGCTGCAAGGCCACCGGCCGCGGCGGTTCGCTGTCGGAAATCGGCTTTCACAACCTCACCCGTCCCAAATCCTACCACCTGAGAAAGAAATCCGCATGA
- a CDS encoding glutamine synthetase family protein: MAGNLTFDELKSAARSGDIDTVLVCCVDMQGRLMGKRFHVQNFIDSSHQETHCCNYMLATDLEMATPDGYATTSWRAGYGDYVMKPDLSTMRRVPWLDGTAMVLCDLLDHKTHKPVPQSPRQILKVQIARLKELGYEAMMATELEFFLFEQSFRELAQSGYRELTPISAYNEDYHILQTTKEEGIMRPVRNHLFAAGIPIENSKGEAETGQEELNIRYAEALDCADHHTIAKHAVKEIAWAQGRSVTFLPKWHPKKVGSSSHVHMSLWSGKTPVFRDESGEYGMSELMRHFMAGLIEYASDYTWFMAPYVNSYKRFMKGSFAPTRTVWSVDNRTAGFRLCGEGSKAVRVECRIGGSDMNPYLAQAALLAAGIRGIEDKLKLAPPTGGDIYENAEARHIPSTLRASTETLRSSKMLREAMGDDVIDHYVRCAEWEQEEFDKAVTDWEIARGFERA, from the coding sequence ATGGCCGGAAACCTTACATTCGACGAGCTGAAATCCGCCGCGCGCTCCGGCGATATCGACACGGTGCTGGTGTGCTGTGTCGACATGCAGGGGCGGCTGATGGGCAAGCGGTTTCATGTCCAGAATTTCATCGATTCAAGCCATCAGGAGACCCATTGCTGCAACTACATGCTGGCAACCGATCTCGAGATGGCGACCCCGGATGGCTATGCCACCACCAGTTGGCGGGCGGGCTACGGCGATTACGTGATGAAGCCCGACCTTTCCACCATGCGCCGCGTGCCGTGGCTGGACGGCACGGCGATGGTGTTGTGCGATCTGCTTGATCACAAGACCCACAAACCGGTGCCGCAGTCACCGCGGCAGATTCTCAAGGTCCAGATCGCCCGGCTCAAGGAGTTGGGCTACGAGGCAATGATGGCCACCGAGCTTGAGTTTTTCCTGTTCGAGCAGAGCTTTCGCGAGCTCGCCCAATCGGGCTATCGCGAGCTGACGCCAATCAGCGCCTACAATGAGGACTACCACATTCTCCAGACCACCAAGGAAGAGGGCATCATGCGCCCGGTGCGCAATCACCTGTTTGCTGCCGGCATTCCGATCGAGAATTCCAAGGGTGAGGCCGAGACCGGCCAGGAAGAGCTCAATATCCGCTATGCCGAAGCGCTCGATTGCGCCGATCACCACACGATTGCCAAGCATGCGGTCAAGGAAATTGCCTGGGCGCAGGGCCGGTCGGTGACTTTTCTGCCGAAATGGCACCCCAAGAAGGTCGGTTCGTCGTCGCATGTGCACATGTCGCTGTGGAGCGGCAAGACCCCGGTTTTCCGCGACGAGAGCGGTGAATACGGCATGTCGGAGCTGATGCGCCATTTCATGGCGGGCCTGATTGAATATGCGTCCGACTACACCTGGTTCATGGCGCCCTATGTCAACAGCTACAAGCGCTTCATGAAGGGCAGCTTCGCGCCGACCCGCACGGTCTGGTCGGTTGACAACCGCACCGCCGGCTTCCGCCTTTGCGGCGAAGGCAGCAAGGCGGTCCGCGTTGAATGCCGCATCGGCGGCTCGGACATGAACCCGTATCTTGCCCAGGCCGCCCTGCTCGCCGCGGGTATCAGGGGAATCGAGGACAAGCTGAAACTGGCGCCACCGACCGGCGGCGACATCTACGAGAACGCGGAGGCCCGGCACATTCCCTCGACGCTGCGAGCGTCCACTGAGACCTTGCGCAGTTCGAAAATGCTGCGTGAAGCCATGGGTGATGACGTGATTGATCACTATGTACGCTGCGCCGAATGGGAGCAGGAAGAATTCGACAAGGCTGTGACCGACTGGGAAATTGCGCGCGGCTTTGAACGGGCGTAA